A genomic segment from Desulfurispirillum indicum S5 encodes:
- a CDS encoding transporter substrate-binding domain-containing protein produces MPRIALLTHALIALLIFTSTAAATSSALIVGMELSYPPFEMTDARGEPSGISVEMARAIGEILGREVIIENIPFDGLIPALRTGKIHMILSSMTATQERARVVDFSEPYLSTGLCLLLNRASEVTSIDELNRPGVVIAVKRGTTGHAYASRHLSQARILVLDKEAAAVLELVQGKIDAFIYDQMSVYSHWQRNRETTRAILEPFQREYWAVGLPKGSEDLRLQINDALDRLRGEGFFERLGDKYLGEQKRAFKELGYGFYY; encoded by the coding sequence ATGCCACGAATTGCCCTGCTGACACATGCTCTGATTGCCTTGCTCATATTCACCAGTACGGCTGCGGCCACCTCTTCAGCGCTGATCGTCGGCATGGAGCTATCCTACCCGCCCTTCGAGATGACAGATGCCAGAGGAGAGCCTTCGGGAATCAGCGTGGAGATGGCCAGGGCGATCGGGGAGATCCTCGGACGCGAAGTCATCATCGAAAATATTCCCTTTGACGGCTTGATCCCGGCCCTGCGCACGGGAAAAATCCATATGATCCTCTCCTCCATGACTGCCACGCAAGAGCGCGCACGGGTCGTTGATTTCTCCGAACCCTATCTGAGCACCGGGCTGTGTCTGCTCCTCAATCGGGCCAGTGAAGTCACCAGCATTGACGAACTGAACCGGCCGGGAGTGGTTATTGCTGTCAAACGCGGCACCACCGGACATGCCTACGCGTCTCGCCATCTGAGTCAGGCGCGCATACTGGTACTGGACAAGGAGGCCGCTGCGGTTCTTGAACTGGTACAGGGGAAGATTGACGCTTTCATTTACGATCAGATGTCTGTCTACTCGCACTGGCAGCGTAATCGGGAGACAACCCGCGCGATTCTGGAACCCTTTCAGCGTGAGTACTGGGCTGTGGGCCTGCCCAAGGGGAGTGAAGACCTGCGCCTTCAGATCAACGACGCCCTGGACCGGCTGCGCGGTGAGGGTTTTTTTGAAAGGCTGGGAGACAAGTACCTCGGCGAGCAAAAGCGCGCCTTTAAAGAGCTGGGATACGGATTCTACTACTGA
- a CDS encoding AEC family transporter, translated as MPKSRYELFTIFSALFPVFALIALGYFLRVRRFPGDAFWPLAERITYFIFFPALVFSNLYRAPLAELSLWSMVLTLAGATVLVGLLTVILRRPLGMGGPAFTSVFQGAVRFNTFVGIAAAAALLGESGLTFAAIAMATLIPLVNVLCVFVLLRHSSDEHSGMQKVLVALAKNPLILACVVGILFNALAIPLPSFGLATIDALGRASLPIGLLAVGAGLQFRAITSSKKDLAIASVLKLMVLPLVTAALGMWLGLSGDALFIAVLFTALPTAPSAYILARQLGGDTTLMASIITIQTALAAVTLPIVLSFLLNG; from the coding sequence ATGCCAAAATCGAGGTACGAATTGTTTACGATCTTCAGCGCCCTTTTCCCGGTCTTCGCCCTCATTGCCCTCGGGTATTTTCTGCGCGTTCGCCGTTTTCCCGGTGATGCCTTCTGGCCCCTGGCCGAGCGCATCACCTACTTTATCTTTTTCCCCGCGCTGGTGTTCTCAAACCTCTACCGCGCGCCTCTGGCCGAGCTCTCCCTGTGGAGCATGGTATTGACCCTGGCTGGCGCCACCGTGCTGGTGGGCCTGCTGACCGTCATCCTGCGCCGACCTCTGGGCATGGGCGGGCCGGCCTTCACCTCAGTGTTCCAGGGGGCCGTGCGCTTCAATACCTTTGTGGGCATTGCCGCCGCCGCTGCTCTGCTGGGGGAGAGCGGCCTGACCTTTGCCGCCATTGCCATGGCGACCCTGATTCCCCTGGTCAATGTGCTGTGCGTCTTTGTACTGCTGCGCCACAGCAGCGATGAGCACAGCGGCATGCAGAAAGTACTGGTGGCCCTGGCCAAAAACCCCCTTATCCTGGCCTGCGTTGTTGGCATTCTCTTCAACGCCCTTGCCATCCCCCTGCCCAGCTTCGGACTGGCCACCATTGACGCCCTGGGGCGCGCTTCCCTGCCCATTGGCCTGCTGGCCGTCGGTGCCGGACTGCAGTTTCGCGCCATCACCTCATCCAAGAAGGATCTGGCCATTGCCAGCGTCCTGAAACTCATGGTGCTGCCGCTGGTGACGGCAGCGCTTGGCATGTGGCTGGGTCTCAGCGGTGACGCCCTCTTCATCGCCGTACTCTTCACCGCCCTGCCCACGGCCCCCTCCGCCTATATCCTGGCCCGCCAGCTGGGGGGCGACACCACCCTCATGGCCAGCATTATCACCATTCAGACCGCCCTGGCGGCTGTTACCCTGCCCATTGTGCTCAGCTTTCTGTTGAATGGCTGA
- the gatB gene encoding Asp-tRNA(Asn)/Glu-tRNA(Gln) amidotransferase subunit GatB: MKYETVIGLEIHAQVLSESKIFCGCSTKVGQQPNSHTCPVCLAMPGSLPVLNRKVVDYTIKTGLAINSTINKFSQFARKNYFYPDLPKGYQISQYEEPIVGEGYIMIDLPEGQTKRIGIERIHMEEDAGKSIHGSSIGKPGSSYIDLNRAGTPLMEIVSRPDMRGPEEAKAYLEKIKSILEYLEVCDCNMEEGSLRCDVNISLRPVGQEKLGTKAEIKNMNSFRNVGRAIEYEMKRQAQILDEGGSVVQETRLYDPEKNITVSMRSKEEAHDYRYFPEPDLVPVNLTDEWIDALRGTLPELPDAKKERFVQQYGIPVYDAGVLTSDKYVADYYEAAVKTHNNGKIISNWVMGDVLRVLKERKQDIREFDIPAQYIGKMVKMIDDKLISGKIAKTVFEHMCEEPKDPEIIVKEKGLVQVVDEGAIRELLQKVLDENPGPVEQYRNGEQKVMGFLVGQSMKASKGKANPELVNKLLRELLG; this comes from the coding sequence ATGAAATACGAAACGGTTATCGGACTGGAAATTCACGCCCAGGTTCTCTCTGAATCCAAAATCTTCTGCGGCTGCAGCACCAAAGTCGGACAGCAGCCCAATTCCCATACCTGCCCGGTGTGCCTGGCCATGCCCGGTTCCCTGCCCGTGCTCAACCGCAAGGTGGTGGACTACACCATCAAGACAGGCCTGGCCATCAACTCCACCATCAACAAATTCTCCCAGTTCGCCCGCAAGAACTACTTCTATCCCGACCTGCCCAAGGGCTACCAGATCTCCCAGTACGAAGAACCCATCGTGGGAGAGGGCTACATCATGATCGACCTGCCCGAGGGCCAGACCAAGCGCATCGGCATCGAGCGCATTCACATGGAAGAGGACGCCGGCAAGTCCATCCACGGCTCCAGCATCGGCAAACCCGGCAGCTCCTACATTGATCTCAACCGCGCCGGTACGCCCCTGATGGAGATCGTCTCCAGGCCTGACATGCGCGGCCCCGAGGAAGCCAAAGCCTACCTGGAAAAGATCAAGAGCATCCTGGAGTACCTGGAAGTGTGCGACTGCAACATGGAAGAGGGCTCCCTGCGCTGCGACGTCAACATCTCCCTGCGCCCCGTGGGCCAGGAGAAACTGGGCACCAAAGCCGAAATCAAGAATATGAACTCCTTCCGCAACGTGGGACGGGCCATCGAATACGAAATGAAACGCCAGGCCCAGATTCTGGATGAAGGCGGCAGCGTCGTCCAGGAAACCCGCCTCTACGACCCCGAAAAAAATATCACCGTCTCCATGCGCAGCAAGGAAGAAGCCCACGACTACCGCTACTTCCCCGAACCCGACCTGGTGCCCGTCAACCTCACCGATGAGTGGATCGACGCCCTGCGCGGCACCCTGCCCGAACTGCCCGACGCCAAAAAGGAACGCTTTGTGCAGCAGTACGGCATCCCCGTCTATGACGCCGGCGTCCTGACCTCCGACAAGTACGTGGCCGACTACTACGAAGCCGCCGTCAAAACCCATAACAACGGCAAAATCATCTCCAACTGGGTGATGGGCGACGTGCTGCGCGTCCTGAAAGAGCGCAAACAGGACATTCGCGAATTTGACATCCCCGCCCAGTACATCGGCAAGATGGTCAAGATGATCGACGATAAGCTCATCAGCGGCAAAATTGCCAAAACCGTCTTTGAGCACATGTGCGAAGAGCCCAAAGACCCCGAAATCATCGTGAAGGAAAAAGGCCTGGTGCAGGTGGTGGACGAAGGCGCCATCCGCGAACTTCTGCAGAAAGTCCTGGACGAAAACCCCGGCCCCGTGGAGCAGTACCGAAATGGCGAACAGAAAGTCATGGGTTTCCTGGTGGGCCAGAGCATGAAAGCCAGTAAAGGCAAAGCCAACCCGGAGCTGGTGAACAAACTGCTGCGGGAGCTGCTGGGGTAA
- a CDS encoding GxxExxY protein: protein MHVESDLVYRVTGCAMEVLNTLGHGLREKTYERALCMELQHQGLQFTQQKTYPVLYRGQQVDEYVPDLEVEQRLIVEVKTAEAICEAHVGQVLNYLRITGLEAGIILNFKHPRLEWKKVVLQKR from the coding sequence ATGCATGTCGAAAGCGACCTGGTCTATCGTGTAACTGGCTGTGCCATGGAAGTGCTGAATACGCTCGGCCATGGCTTGCGTGAAAAAACCTACGAGCGTGCTCTGTGCATGGAACTTCAGCACCAGGGACTTCAGTTCACCCAGCAGAAGACCTATCCCGTGCTCTATCGTGGACAGCAGGTCGATGAATATGTTCCCGATCTGGAAGTGGAGCAGCGCCTGATTGTGGAAGTAAAAACGGCAGAGGCCATTTGCGAGGCGCATGTCGGCCAGGTACTGAATTACCTTCGCATTACGGGCCTGGAAGCTGGGATAATTCTGAATTTCAAGCACCCCCGACTTGAATGGAAAAAAGTGGTATTGCAGAAGCGCTAG
- a CDS encoding replication-associated recombination protein A produces the protein MNSSLFDNTPRPLAARLRPTDFADFVGQRHLLGERSLLRRMVEEDKLVSAIFTGPPGTGKTTLAHIISQRTQSHFATLNAVNAGTADIRAICKDAKELRLHQGQRTVLFIDEIHRFNKIQQDALLPEVESGNIILIGASTQNPSFALVPALLSRTVLFELHALDDEDMGRLVERGCAELGVTMDDEAREAIMTLCSGDGRRCLNTIEAAALLCQGNHITRQDIQDSTPRKIVRYDKNEDNHYDYISAFIKSVRGSDPDSALYYLAVMLEAGEDPLFIARRLAILASEDIGNAAPGAINMAASTMTIVERIGMPEARITLAQTTVYLCLSPKSNAAYLAIDKALASVRRERVLEVPDHLKNLKLRAGKASYQYPHDFGGFVRQNYMTEKRTFYEPTENGYEAKMKQFYQALWGEDGPNTGT, from the coding sequence ATGAACTCTTCCCTCTTCGACAACACACCCCGCCCTTTGGCGGCGCGGCTGCGGCCCACCGACTTTGCCGACTTCGTCGGCCAGCGTCACCTGCTGGGTGAGCGCTCTTTGCTGCGGCGCATGGTGGAAGAGGACAAGCTGGTCAGTGCCATTTTCACCGGCCCGCCGGGTACGGGCAAGACGACCCTGGCCCATATTATCAGTCAGCGCACCCAGAGCCATTTTGCCACCCTGAACGCGGTCAACGCGGGCACGGCAGATATCCGGGCTATCTGCAAAGACGCCAAAGAGCTGCGCCTGCACCAGGGGCAGCGCACGGTGCTCTTTATCGATGAAATCCACCGCTTCAACAAGATTCAGCAGGACGCCCTGCTGCCGGAGGTGGAGAGCGGCAATATCATCCTCATCGGCGCGTCCACCCAGAATCCCTCCTTCGCCCTGGTTCCTGCCCTGCTCTCCCGGACCGTGCTCTTTGAACTGCACGCGCTGGATGACGAGGATATGGGACGCCTTGTTGAGCGCGGCTGCGCGGAGTTGGGTGTTACCATGGATGACGAAGCCCGCGAAGCCATCATGACCCTGTGCAGCGGCGATGGCCGCCGCTGCCTCAACACCATCGAGGCCGCCGCCCTGCTGTGTCAGGGGAATCACATCACCCGGCAGGATATCCAGGACAGCACGCCACGCAAGATCGTGCGTTACGACAAGAACGAAGACAACCACTACGACTATATCAGCGCCTTTATCAAGTCGGTGCGGGGCAGCGACCCCGACAGCGCCCTCTACTACCTGGCAGTCATGCTGGAAGCGGGGGAAGACCCCCTCTTCATCGCGCGGCGGCTGGCGATCCTGGCTTCGGAGGACATCGGCAACGCCGCTCCGGGTGCCATCAACATGGCCGCCTCCACCATGACCATCGTGGAGCGCATCGGCATGCCCGAAGCGCGCATTACCCTGGCCCAGACCACGGTCTACCTCTGCCTCAGTCCCAAGTCCAACGCCGCCTATCTGGCCATCGACAAGGCCCTGGCCAGTGTGCGCCGTGAGCGGGTGCTGGAGGTGCCCGACCACCTGAAGAACCTCAAGCTGCGCGCAGGCAAGGCCAGCTACCAGTATCCCCATGACTTCGGGGGATTTGTGCGCCAGAACTATATGACGGAAAAACGCACCTTCTATGAACCAACAGAAAACGGCTACGAGGCCAAGATGAAACAATTCTACCAGGCACTGTGGGGGGAAGATGGGCCGAATACTGGCACTTGA
- the ruvX gene encoding Holliday junction resolvase RuvX: protein MGRILALDIGSRRVGVAVSDSQRRMASTLKTLERQDYQQMLHRIGKYIEEYGVDLLVVGIPLDSRDGSFTPKAMEIGAEARQLQERFAVPVIGVDERFSTSKSNDFLIGVADLSRKKRKKVVDTMAAQNILQGYLDDPAKGIELADVPLPAQ from the coding sequence ATGGGCCGAATACTGGCACTTGATATCGGCAGTCGACGCGTTGGCGTCGCCGTCAGCGACAGCCAGCGCAGGATGGCATCCACCCTGAAAACCCTGGAGCGCCAGGACTATCAGCAGATGCTCCACCGCATCGGCAAGTATATTGAAGAGTACGGGGTGGATCTGCTGGTGGTGGGCATTCCCCTGGATTCCCGCGATGGTTCCTTCACCCCCAAAGCCATGGAGATCGGCGCCGAAGCAAGGCAGTTGCAGGAGCGTTTCGCAGTACCGGTCATCGGTGTGGATGAGCGCTTCAGCACCAGCAAGAGCAACGACTTCCTCATCGGCGTGGCTGACCTCTCCCGCAAGAAGCGCAAGAAAGTGGTGGACACCATGGCGGCCCAGAATATTCTGCAGGGCTATCTGGATGATCCGGCCAAGGGGATAGAACTGGCCGATGTGCCGCTGCCTGCCCAGTAA
- a CDS encoding Rpn family recombination-promoting nuclease/putative transposase, whose protein sequence is MSNQHGHHNQHDSGYKLLFSNPRLVQDLLTGFVRQEWVGHMDFATLEPVKASFVSDDMRQRHDDCIWRVRFKGQWLYLYLLLEFQSSDDYFMAVRFMTYTGLLYQDIIRSEQLRRGDTLPPVLPIVIYNGTSPWSGPQDIQELINPVHPGLGRFTPRLSYFLLDEGRVSAEELAGEDTNLVRELIKLEFCSNPAEIRQCIGQLHSRLDQPEHQQIRRVFAIWLNRFLRARFRNTIIPECSELTEVNAMLAERLDAWIGDIEKQALEKGLRKGELKGELKGELRGKLEGELHGRAQLLYLQIELRFGSVPDAVRERISHATAEELDRFAVNIFDAETAYRVVEL, encoded by the coding sequence ATGAGTAACCAGCATGGACACCACAACCAGCACGACAGCGGCTACAAGCTACTCTTCTCCAATCCGCGCCTGGTGCAGGATCTACTGACCGGATTTGTCAGGCAGGAGTGGGTCGGGCATATGGATTTCGCTACCCTGGAACCCGTCAAGGCATCATTTGTCAGCGACGACATGCGACAGCGCCATGACGACTGTATCTGGAGAGTGCGTTTCAAGGGGCAATGGCTGTATCTGTATTTGCTCCTTGAATTCCAGTCCAGCGACGATTACTTTATGGCTGTGAGGTTCATGACCTACACTGGGCTGCTCTATCAGGACATCATCCGCAGTGAGCAGTTGCGGCGGGGCGATACATTGCCTCCCGTCCTGCCCATCGTCATTTACAACGGCACCAGCCCCTGGAGCGGCCCCCAGGATATACAGGAGCTCATTAACCCCGTGCATCCGGGCCTTGGACGCTTCACACCGCGCTTGTCATACTTCCTGCTGGATGAAGGGCGCGTCAGCGCCGAGGAACTGGCCGGTGAGGACACCAACCTGGTGCGGGAGTTGATTAAACTGGAATTCTGCAGCAACCCCGCAGAAATCCGCCAGTGCATCGGGCAGCTGCACAGCAGGCTCGATCAGCCGGAGCACCAGCAAATCCGCCGGGTCTTTGCCATCTGGCTGAATCGCTTTCTCAGGGCACGTTTCAGGAACACCATTATACCGGAATGCAGCGAACTCACGGAGGTCAACGCCATGTTAGCGGAACGACTTGATGCATGGATAGGGGACATAGAAAAGCAAGCCCTGGAAAAAGGCCTGCGCAAAGGCGAACTTAAAGGCGAACTTAAAGGTGAACTCAGAGGTAAACTGGAAGGTGAACTGCATGGTCGCGCCCAGCTGCTGTATCTGCAGATCGAACTTCGCTTCGGCAGCGTACCCGATGCCGTGCGGGAGCGCATATCCCACGCCACGGCCGAGGAGCTGGATCGCTTTGCAGTCAATATCTTTGACGCCGAGACAGCTTATAGGGTAGTGGAGCTGTAA
- a CDS encoding IS3 family transposase (programmed frameshift) translates to MGALLAMTTSFGSDCHEYTVYRELLQLNTRDLSLPKSTLESWLRADKAGKLTEIGSDRRPLTEVEQELSRLKRELHRARQECEIPKKGRRVLCPGVAARYAMIKALQPEYNLRLLCEVLDVSVSGYYSWRTRPVSERRKENLRLTVEIKAAHEKTRKTYSPERLQQELMANGIHVSLYRIRKVRKMHGIVCKQKQKFKATTNSNHKLPVAPNILNQEFTASAPNQAWLTDITYVPTDEGWLYLAGHKDLYSKKLVGYAMSERMTKNLVMQSLQHAVELERPGKGLIHHSDRGSQYCSNEFRQQLERYGMQSSMSRRGNCYDNAPIESFWGILKTELIYHKRYATRQEAIRNITEYIEVFYNRQRVQRGLGYLSPAAFEQKYYKERKTA, encoded by the exons ATTGGAGCTCTTCTGGCCATGACAACCTCCTTTGGGTCCGATTGTCATGAATATACAGTATATCGCGAACTTTTGCAATTAAACACTAGAGATCTTTCCTTGCCCAAGTCAACGCTTGAAAGCTGGCTTCGTGCGGACAAGGCTGGCAAGCTTACAGAAATAGGGAGTGATCGCCGCCCCCTGACAGAAGTAGAGCAGGAGCTTTCCCGACTCAAGCGCGAGCTTCACCGTGCGCGCCAGGAGTGTGAAATCC CTAAAAAAGGCCGCCGCGTACTTTGCCCGGGAGTCGCAGCCCGGTACGCGATGATCAAAGCACTTCAGCCTGAGTATAACCTGCGCCTGCTGTGTGAAGTCCTCGATGTATCCGTCAGTGGGTACTATTCATGGCGCACACGGCCAGTGTCAGAGCGTCGCAAGGAAAACCTGCGGCTCACGGTTGAAATCAAAGCGGCTCACGAGAAAACCCGGAAGACATATTCTCCGGAGCGCCTACAACAGGAGCTGATGGCAAATGGAATACATGTCAGTCTCTACCGGATCAGGAAAGTACGCAAGATGCATGGAATAGTGTGCAAACAGAAGCAGAAGTTCAAGGCAACCACCAACTCGAACCACAAGCTGCCAGTGGCACCAAACATACTGAATCAGGAGTTTACCGCCAGTGCCCCTAACCAGGCGTGGCTTACCGACATCACCTATGTTCCAACAGATGAAGGGTGGCTCTACCTTGCTGGTCACAAGGATCTCTACAGTAAAAAGCTGGTGGGGTATGCTATGTCTGAACGTATGACCAAGAACCTTGTCATGCAGTCACTGCAGCATGCGGTGGAGCTGGAGCGTCCCGGCAAGGGGCTCATTCACCACAGCGATCGTGGCAGCCAATATTGCTCAAATGAGTTCAGGCAACAATTGGAGCGTTATGGCATGCAATCTTCCATGAGCCGTCGGGGAAATTGCTATGACAATGCACCAATTGAGAGTTTCTGGGGAATACTGAAGACAGAGTTGATCTATCACAAGCGCTATGCGACACGCCAAGAGGCTATACGTAATATAACCGAGTACATTGAAGTGTTCTATAACAGACAAAGGGTGCAGCGGGGACTTGGGTATCTCTCACCTGCTGCATTCGAACAAAAATATTACAAAGAGAGAAAAACCGCATAA
- a CDS encoding IS630 family transposase, whose protein sequence is MARRAPIPRCSEEDRRTIEEWASSRTMEARLVERAKIIKKCLAGLPVGQIAADLSIRPNTVIAWRKRFEEQGIKGLNDRPRSGKPRKYDESLRDRILETLEQQPPKGQARWDGAALSAHLGVSDDAVWRVLRREGIFLSRQRSWCVSTDPEFTSKAADIVGLYLNPPENAIVISLDEKPSIQALERARGYVCTNNGKIVQGLKSTYKRHGTLNLFAALNVATGAIHAKTTQLKRRVEFLEFMDELLLELPADREIHVILDNYCIHKRNNDWLKAHQNVTFHFTPTSASWLNMIEIWFGILSRKALKGASFGNVEQLRKAIEDFIEVYQQNAKPFLWRKREVKGSQLKNTIVNLCN, encoded by the coding sequence ATGGCCAGAAGAGCTCCAATACCTCGCTGCTCAGAGGAAGATCGTCGCACGATTGAAGAGTGGGCCAGTAGTCGAACAATGGAGGCGCGACTGGTGGAGCGTGCAAAGATCATTAAAAAGTGCCTGGCTGGTTTACCTGTTGGCCAAATTGCAGCCGATCTCAGCATTAGGCCCAACACGGTCATCGCGTGGCGCAAGCGTTTCGAGGAGCAGGGAATTAAAGGTTTGAATGATCGCCCTCGCTCCGGCAAGCCCCGGAAATACGATGAATCACTACGGGACAGAATCCTGGAAACCCTGGAGCAGCAGCCACCAAAAGGCCAGGCAAGATGGGACGGGGCCGCATTGTCCGCTCACCTCGGAGTGTCAGACGATGCCGTCTGGCGGGTGCTTCGCAGAGAAGGCATCTTTCTGTCCCGCCAGCGAAGCTGGTGCGTAAGCACTGATCCTGAATTTACGAGCAAGGCTGCGGACATTGTGGGCTTGTATCTCAATCCACCGGAAAATGCCATAGTGATTTCGCTTGATGAAAAGCCAAGTATTCAGGCGCTGGAGAGGGCGAGGGGTTATGTTTGCACGAACAACGGCAAGATCGTCCAGGGATTAAAAAGTACATATAAGCGTCACGGAACTTTAAACCTTTTTGCGGCGCTCAATGTGGCCACTGGGGCTATCCATGCCAAGACAACGCAACTCAAGCGCCGAGTTGAATTTCTGGAGTTCATGGACGAGCTCTTATTGGAATTGCCTGCTGACAGGGAGATCCATGTTATTCTCGACAACTACTGCATCCATAAGCGAAATAACGACTGGTTGAAAGCCCATCAGAATGTCACCTTTCATTTCACGCCTACTTCTGCAAGTTGGCTCAACATGATTGAGATATGGTTTGGCATTTTATCGCGCAAAGCGCTGAAGGGGGCAAGTTTTGGCAATGTCGAACAGCTTCGCAAGGCGATAGAGGATTTCATTGAAGTCTACCAGCAAAATGCAAAGCCTTTCCTGTGGAGAAAACGTGAAGTAAAAGGCAGTCAGCTTAAAAATACTATCGTTAATTTATGCAACTAG
- a CDS encoding helix-turn-helix transcriptional regulator: MARHSYDKAMYRLTTILTMLGNGERVRPPELAQEFGVTVRTIQKDLFERLAQLPIERQEDGSYLLTTQYRLATGPRTDETIVLELLASLVGQVHPDYRNTIKRILRGQPLARQNFHIELGFEDLEGHLETFYLLKKALDYRQSLQFRYTTKHDKTGDYNADPLPSCQL, from the coding sequence ATGGCCAGACATAGCTACGACAAGGCCATGTACCGGCTGACCACCATCCTGACCATGCTTGGCAACGGAGAACGCGTACGCCCACCCGAACTGGCCCAGGAGTTTGGCGTCACCGTGCGCACCATCCAGAAAGACCTCTTCGAACGCCTGGCCCAGCTGCCAATCGAACGCCAGGAAGACGGCAGCTACCTGCTGACCACCCAGTACCGCCTTGCCACAGGCCCCCGCACCGATGAAACCATCGTCCTCGAACTCCTGGCCAGCCTCGTAGGCCAGGTACACCCCGACTACCGCAACACCATCAAGCGCATCCTGCGCGGCCAGCCCCTTGCCCGCCAGAACTTCCATATCGAACTGGGCTTTGAAGACCTGGAAGGCCATCTGGAAACCTTCTATCTGCTGAAAAAAGCCCTGGACTACCGCCAGAGCCTGCAGTTTCGCTACACCACCAAACACGACAAAACCGGCGACTATAACGCCGACCCTCTACCGTCTTGCCAACTTTAA
- a CDS encoding YkvA family protein, whose translation MSISEEYKARARRQAENMADDFDPAEAEDFARSHQDKSWHEDFILLYRMITTRGFSLSPRTWAIIAGALAYVILPLDVIPDFLPGVGWMDDIAVLGAAMAAIKGDIERFAQFGNGSDHGQT comes from the coding sequence ATGAGCATCAGCGAAGAGTACAAAGCGCGCGCCCGCAGGCAAGCCGAAAACATGGCCGACGACTTCGACCCCGCAGAGGCCGAAGACTTCGCCCGCAGCCATCAGGACAAAAGCTGGCATGAAGACTTCATCCTGCTCTACCGCATGATCACCACCAGAGGATTCAGCCTCAGCCCCCGCACCTGGGCCATCATCGCCGGAGCCCTGGCCTACGTCATCCTGCCCCTCGACGTCATACCCGACTTCCTCCCCGGCGTTGGCTGGATGGACGACATCGCCGTCCTGGGTGCCGCCATGGCAGCCATAAAAGGCGATATTGAGCGATTCGCGCAGTTTGGCAACGGGAGCGACCATGGCCAGACATAG
- a CDS encoding PcfJ domain-containing protein, producing MTSETELHWDEQHQYLQVRAQLLREMGVQAFRFHAAPAGHCVRATDEGTQQVEPCELPFIPELFWHPQAEPWRNSFAEPWQKLFQVPGTHSLLLLQLACHSHDARCLLHTTPLLLWLWCQRAVGLDTRFCDLQHALHRPRQELARELGLPTVKGAFRTLGKFPLEPWTRTDSNKLIQALHDPAFRAELSHHRALSRQRFLLLWDYPLLRHMPMRNALPPMDEAQFWQTENTLRDMQMMARQLEQESATALARNCRTLDDLQRCHDRIADRFNDLELERRLARDAKLKEPFPQPPLPGNAHITPITHIADLYHEGKTMRHCVGGYAFDIICGKYFAYRLHMPDTRATIGLKRAGSTWILAEVKAACNRKVSRDIEASVTAWIAEKRG from the coding sequence ATGACCAGCGAAACCGAACTGCACTGGGATGAACAGCACCAGTACCTGCAGGTGCGCGCGCAGCTCCTGCGGGAAATGGGCGTGCAGGCCTTCCGCTTTCACGCCGCGCCGGCAGGCCACTGTGTGCGCGCCACCGACGAAGGCACCCAACAGGTGGAGCCATGCGAACTGCCCTTCATACCCGAACTGTTTTGGCACCCCCAGGCCGAGCCATGGCGCAACTCCTTCGCCGAACCCTGGCAAAAACTCTTTCAGGTTCCAGGCACCCACAGCCTCCTGCTGCTTCAGCTTGCCTGCCACAGCCACGATGCCCGCTGCCTGCTGCACACCACTCCCCTGCTGCTGTGGCTGTGGTGTCAGCGCGCCGTGGGCCTGGACACCAGGTTCTGCGATCTCCAACACGCCCTGCACCGCCCCCGTCAGGAGCTGGCCCGCGAACTGGGGCTGCCCACCGTCAAAGGCGCCTTCCGAACCCTGGGGAAATTCCCCCTGGAACCCTGGACACGCACCGACAGCAACAAGCTCATCCAGGCCCTGCACGACCCCGCTTTCCGCGCTGAACTCAGCCACCACAGGGCACTTTCGCGGCAACGCTTCCTGCTGCTGTGGGACTATCCCCTGCTGCGCCACATGCCCATGCGCAATGCCCTGCCTCCCATGGACGAAGCGCAGTTCTGGCAGACAGAAAACACCCTGCGCGACATGCAGATGATGGCACGGCAGCTGGAGCAGGAAAGTGCGACGGCCCTGGCCCGCAACTGCCGCACACTTGACGACCTGCAAAGGTGCCACGACCGCATCGCCGACAGATTCAACGACCTGGAGCTTGAACGCAGGCTCGCCCGCGACGCCAAACTCAAGGAGCCTTTCCCCCAGCCACCACTGCCCGGCAACGCGCACATCACGCCCATCACCCACATCGCCGACCTGTACCATGAAGGCAAAACCATGCGCCACTGCGTCGGCGGCTATGCCTTCGACATCATCTGTGGAAAGTACTTCGCCTACCGACTGCATATGCCGGACACCCGCGCCACCATAGGGCTCAAACGCGCCGGCAGCACCTGGATTCTGGCCGAAGTCAAAGCCGCCTGCAACCGGAAGGTCAGCAGGGATATTGAAGCCAGCGTCACCGCATGGATCGCGGAAAAACGAGGGTAA